The following coding sequences lie in one Pseudorca crassidens isolate mPseCra1 chromosome 2, mPseCra1.hap1, whole genome shotgun sequence genomic window:
- the DUSP12 gene encoding dual specificity protein phosphatase 12 isoform X3, giving the protein MVGPSSVRPPGAAMLEPQYGSHGCERTAGSRTRASSAEHMLEVRPGLFLGGAAAVAEPDHLREAGITAVLTVDSEETDFNTGAGVEGLRSLFVPALDKPETDLLSHLDRCVAFIGQARAEGRAVLVHWLVSERGSGRRRAPDGVQAFIHSVCVGSSCSRSVLFRSHAGVSRSVAVMTAFMMKTDQLTFEKAYESLKTIKPEAKMNEGFEWQLKLYQAMGCEVDTSSAIYKQYRLQKVTEKYPELQNLPQELFAVDPSAITQGLKDGVLYKCRKCRESGSVYILFH; this is encoded by the exons ATGGTAGGGCCCTCCTCAGTCCGGCCTCCGGGCGCCGCCATGTTGGAGCCTCAGTACGGGAGCCATGGATGCGAGCGCACGGCCGGCAGCCGGACTCGGGCCAGCTCCGCTGAGCACATGCTGGAGGTGCGGCCGGGGCTGTTCCTGGGTGGAGCTGCGGCAGTCGCGGAGCCGGACCACCTGAGGGAGGCGGGCATCACGGCCGTGCTGACGGTCGACTCGGAGGAGACCGACTTCAACACGGGGGCTGGGGTCGAGGGTCTACGGAGTCTCTTCGTGCCAGCGCTGGACAAACCCGAGACCGACCTGCTTAGCCATCTGGACCGGTGCGTGGCCTTCATCGGCCAGGCCCGCGCCGAGGGCCGCGCGGTGCTGGTGCATTG GCTTGTGTCTGAGAGAGGATCGGGCAGGAGGCGGGCCCCTGATGGCGTGCaggctttcattcattcagtttgtGTTGGTTCATCCTGCAGCCGCTCAGTTTTGTTTCGGAG TCACGCAGGGGTCAGTCGAAGTGTGGCTGTAATGACTGCTTTTATGATGAAGACTGACCAACTTACCTTCGAAAAAGCCTATGAAAGCCTTAAGACTATCAAACCAGAGGCTAA GATGAATGAGGGGTTTGAGTGGCAACTGAAATTATACCAGGCAATGGGATGTGAAGTAGATACCTCTAGTGCAATTTATAAACAGTATCGTTTACAAAAGGTTACAGAGAAGTATCCAG AATTGCAGAACTTACCTCAAGAACTCTTTGCTGTTGACCCATCCGCCATTACACAAGGATTGAAAGATGGGGTTCTCTACAAATGTAGAAAGTGCAG GGAGTCAGGCTCAGTGTACATCTTATTTCATTGA